Proteins co-encoded in one Nicotiana sylvestris chromosome 7, ASM39365v2, whole genome shotgun sequence genomic window:
- the LOC104219087 gene encoding dnaJ protein ERDJ3A gives MKTRGISIAIVLCASLFVLNIESKTLDPYKVLGVDKNASQREIQKAFHKLSLQYHPDKNKNKGAQEKFAEINNAYDILSDEEKRKNYDLYGDEKGAPGFDAGGAGDHGGYTYFTSGGPGQSGFNFRPGGMGGQGGARSYSFSFGGPGSQSSFGFGLDDIFSNMFGGDIGSGSQFGGFGGFGGSGRSQSRTRNSAKSIPSINSQMYKKEISDKGMTWLLLSHTSTSRGIQYYESVIGEVASSLEGAMKVGSINCETDASFCKGLGMYPRNAPRLFVYSLKSSGSGALVEYSDDLDVKRMKSFCQEHLPRFSKRVDLDHFDFVSQSIGGLPKVMLLSTKKDTPVIWRALSGLYRDRFVFYDAQVRDGSDPAVQKLGVNALPAIVGWLSNGEKHIIKTGISVKDLKSAIQDLSGLLDTCEKKNKKAASAQSKREPSEPEAKQVPLLTGSNFNDICGEKTPLCVIGVFRSSKAKDKLEKVLLSVSQKSLLRRQNVASGSRDSVTYALLDGAKQQSFLSAFDRSGYKSSDKLLLAYKPRKGKFAVFEGEVTTEEAESFISSVLSGDVQFSNTRQKPIAK, from the exons ATGAAAACCCGAGGAATTTCAATAGCCATTGTTCTATGCGCATCACTTTTTGTTCTCAACATTGAATCCAAAACGCTTGATCCTTACAAG GTGCTCGGAGTTGATAAAAATGCAAGTCAGCGTGAGATCCAGAAAGCTTTTCACAA GCTCTCACTCCAATACCATCCAGACAAGAACAAAAATAAGGGTGCACAAGAGAAATTTGCAGAGATTAATAACG CTTATGACATTCTGTCTGATGAGGAGAAGAGGAAGAACTATGACCTATATGGAGATGAGAAAGGAGCTCCTGGATTTGACGCTGGCGGTGCTGGAGATCATGGTGGATATACATACTTCACAAGTGGTGGACCAGGACAAAGTGGGTTTAACTTCCGTCCAGGTGGTATGGGTGGACAAGGAGGTGCAAGGTCATACTCTTTTTCCTTTGGTGGTCCTGGCAGCCAAAGCTCTTTCGGATTTGGTTTAGATGATATATTTTCCAACATGTTTGGGGGTGATATCGGAAGTGGGAGTCAATTTGGGGGTTTTGGTGGCTTTGGTGGTTCGGGCAGGTCTCAGTCTAGAACCAGGAACTCTGCTAAGAGCATTCCCTCGATAAATTCACAGATGTATAAGAAAGAAATATCTGATAAGGGAATGACTTGGCTGTTACTATCTCATACATCTACGTCAAGAGGTATCCAATATTATGAATCTGTCATTGGAGAAGTCGCAAGCTCACTGGAAGGGGCGATGAAG GTGGGAAGTATAAACTGTGAAACTGATGCATCCTTTTGCAAGGGCCTTGGCATGTATCCCCGCAATGCACCAAGATTGTTTGTGTATTCATTAAAATCAAGTGGAAGTGGTGCTTTGGTGGAGTACAGTGATGATTTAGATGTGAAGAGGATGAAAAGTTTTTGCCAAGAACATCTTCCTAGATTCTCGAAGCGAGTAGACTTGGACCACTTTGATTTTGTTTCTCAGAGTATAGGAGGTTTACCTAAAGTGATGCTTCTCTCTACAAAGAAGGACACTCCGGTTATTTGGCGTGCTCTTAGTGGCTTGTATCGTGATCGTTTTGTCTTCTATGATGCACAG GTTCGTGATGGTTCTGATCCTGCTGTCCAAAAGCTGGGAGTTAATGCTCTTCCTGCCATTGTTGGCTGGCTATCCAATGGGGAAAAGCATATAATAAAAACAGGAATTTCTGTAAAAGATCTAAAGTCTGCTATTCAAGATCTAAGTGGTTTACTTGATACTtgtgaaaagaaaaacaagaaggcAGCTTCAGCACAGAGTAAAAGAGAGCCGAGTGAACCAGAGGCTAAACAAGTACCACTACTTACAGGCTCTAATTTCAATGATATTTGCGGGGAGAAAACTCCTCTGTGTGTGATTGGGGTCTTCAGGTCATCTAAAGCAAAGGATAAGCTAGAAAAAGTTCTATTATCG GTTTCTCAAAAATCATTATTAAGGCGACAGAATGTAGCCTCAGGCTCAAGGGATTCAGTTACCTATGCTCTTCTGGATGGGGCAAAGCAGCAGTCTTTCTTGAGTGCGTTTGATAGATCAGGATATAAATCATCAGACAAGCTCTTGCTCGCCTACAAGCCGCGGAAGGGTAAGTTTGCAGTTTTTGAGGGGGAAGTTACTACTGAAGAAGCAGAGAGTTTCATTAGCTCCGTTCTCAGTGGGGATGTACAATTTTCCAACACGAGACAGAAACCTATAGCAAAGTAG